The DNA region TTGGAGAAAGCCAAGGCCATCAACCCTTCCCTCCACGCGGCAGAAGAATTGCTGGGTGAATGCCGAAAGATTTCTCATGCGCCAAGAAAGGCATAGATCGAATTCCGGCGTGACCAGAATATTAAATGATATCAAGAAGTTACCGTCAGTTTTTCGTAGGCGTTGTTGGCACGCTCGTTGCGGTAGAATGAATTTAATGGACCCCAGATATCAGGCAAGAACATTCTTTTTGGTTATCGGCCTTGCAGGGGTTATCGCCCGGCCGGCGCTGGCACTTCCTCCATCCTCTACTCACGTCTCGACACGGGATTTTTCGGGATTAGGGATCAACCGCGGATCAGTCAACGGTGGCTTCGATTTTGGTCCGCGTTCATCGTTGCAGTTCGGTGGGTCGCGTGGATACGATCCCTACTACGACAGGTACGACAACTTTTCCTCGGGAATGTTGCCTCGCAATTACTACCCGGACACCGGTATGTATAGCTACCTCCTGGCCCGATACAGCCTGCAGCAACCGACGACCGCTAACTTGATCAGCAATGTTTTCGATCTTTTCCTGGGTGACAGCGGGACGTTTGCCGACCGTTGGACGAATTTCTGGAAACAAGGCCTTTTGAAGCCGCTGGGGATGAAAGCGGTCGCAGCCGTCCTAGGTCGGACGAAGATCGATTCGTATCTTTCGGTGGCCGATCGGTATAAACGGGGTCTCACCCGGTCCGGCGGCCAAGTGTTAAGACCGTTCCAGCAATTCGCTTGTAACCGATTTGGTCAGCAGCTCCGGGGATCCTCGTATTCCCAAGTGGGCGATGTTTTTCGTCACTTAGGTTACTAATATTGCGTAAAATAGCGCCGTGAAGTTCGTGATGCGGCAATCGTTTCTATTCCTGGTCGTTCTTTTCGTTTTTGCCGCGAGTTGCGGAAAGCCGAGGGTTCAGAAATTATCCGAGCGGGCCGATTCCTACAATCGGGCGCTTCGGTGGTCCAGCATCACGGCGGCAAGCACGTTAATCGCCGAAGATGTTCGTCGATCGGTGATTCAGGACTTGCTGCAAAAGATCGGCCGGAATCGAATCGTGGACTACTCGATAGTCGACCTTGGTGTGGATCCCGAAGAGATCAAAGCGAGCATCCTGGTCGAGTTCAGCTATTACGGAATATCCGATCAGGACCTGAAATATCGCCAAGAAGTTCAAAACTGGGCGTGGGATTCACGGCAGAGGGATTGGTTTCTGCGCGAAAGCCGAGATCTTCCCGCGCCGAAGTAAGGACCCGTGACAAAATAACCTAGACATTTTTGCTTGGTCTTTTGAACCAGCTCTTCGTTGTTCGTCCTCGCGTTAGTGCCTCTGGCTAGCGCTTCGTCCTCACGCCTCGATCTGATTCAAAATCCGTTGCGCAAAAATTGTCTACCTTATTTTGTCACGGGTCCTAATGTCTAAGCGTCCATCCGAATCTTGTCTGAAAGCAAGGAGCGGTTTCGGCGAACCTGACTCTGCGAACCGTCTTTTACAAGATCCGCAGCCGTCATCGATTTGGAAAAATAAAATCCCTGCCCAAAGGCGACGCCTGTTTTCATCAAAAAAGCGAGTTCCTCACGGCTCTCGATCCCTTCTGCGATAATGATGGCATCTATTTTTTTGGCCAGAGCGCAAAGCAGGCGGAGCATTTCTTGTTTGATTGGACTTCGGTTGATTCCGCGGACCATGGACAGATCGAATTTAAGGTACCGCGGATTAAGTTCCACAATCGCTTCCAGCGTCGAATAGCCGGTCCCGGCGTCGTCAATGGCGATCGCCATGCCGATATCGGTGTAATAGCGCATCGCTTCGCGGAACGATGAAAAATTCTCGATGGCGGCCCGCTCCGTTAACTCGAATACGATATTGGAGGGTTTTTTGTCCACGTCCCGGAGAAGATCTTCCAGGTATTTTCCTCGAAACTCGGGGTCGTGAATCGTATGGGGAATCGTGTTGATGAAAAGTTTGCAGTCGGAGGGAAGCGGAGCCGCTGATCGGAGCGCCATCTTCCGGCAGAGGCGATCGAGTTCGAACACCAGTCCGGCGTCCCGCGCCAGGGTGAACAAGAGGGTGGGGGATTCAAAAACGGTCCCGGCGGGACCCCGGCTTAAGGCTTCGTATCCCATGATTGTGCCGGTATTGAGATTCACAATCGGCTGAAAAAGCGTCGTCACCTCCTCGGACAGAATCAATCGCTGTAGTCTCTCTTTGTTCCGTATTTCCGTACGCGGAGATTGCAGATAAGCCATTTCCCGTGCCTCATCGATCAACCGATGCAGCAGCCGCCGAATCCGAATCAACGGGTTGTGAACAACAAACGAATAGCCGATCAGGAGTCGCGGCTTTTCCTTCGTGTAGTGATAAAGCAAAGCGAAAACCTGCGGGAAAAGATATTCCTGGACGCGGTCGGCGACCATTTCCACATCGTGCTTTTGAAGTTTGCCCGTCTCCCGTTTATCTCTTTTTTCGGAGAGAAAGATCATGAAGCCGGTGCCGCCGATGTCCGAAATCGCAAGCAGGTCGTTTTTCCGGACGATGGATCCCTGCATTCGCTTCAATAATTTCGTGATGTCGCGAAGAATTTTGTCGAACACCTTCGGGCCGTGAGCTTCTTCAACCCGGTCGAGGCCGTTGATGTTGAGATAGAGCATCCCGATCGCAAGGTCGTCCCGTAGCCACTGCTCGAGGTCCGGCAGGAGGGCTACGTAGTGAGGCAAATGACTGACCGGATCGACGAAGTGCAGGGTTTTGCTATCCATGATTTGATTCTACGAAAGGCGAATAATATCAATAATATAGCGGATTAGTCGGGTCTTGGCTAGGGGGCGGGTTAAGACCCTGAAAATAAACGCATTCCGATGGGGGCAAAGAGCAAAATAAAGACCACGGGGAAGATCAATCCAATCAGAGGAAGGAGCATTTTGACCGGAGCTTTCTGCGCCTGTTCTTCGGCTTGACGCACCAAATCTTTTCGGAGCGCTTCGCTTTGAAGACGAAGCAGGCT from Bdellovibrionota bacterium includes:
- a CDS encoding EAL domain-containing protein, whose translation is MDSKTLHFVDPVSHLPHYVALLPDLEQWLRDDLAIGMLYLNINGLDRVEEAHGPKVFDKILRDITKLLKRMQGSIVRKNDLLAISDIGGTGFMIFLSEKRDKRETGKLQKHDVEMVADRVQEYLFPQVFALLYHYTKEKPRLLIGYSFVVHNPLIRIRRLLHRLIDEAREMAYLQSPRTEIRNKERLQRLILSEEVTTLFQPIVNLNTGTIMGYEALSRGPAGTVFESPTLLFTLARDAGLVFELDRLCRKMALRSAAPLPSDCKLFINTIPHTIHDPEFRGKYLEDLLRDVDKKPSNIVFELTERAAIENFSSFREAMRYYTDIGMAIAIDDAGTGYSTLEAIVELNPRYLKFDLSMVRGINRSPIKQEMLRLLCALAKKIDAIIIAEGIESREELAFLMKTGVAFGQGFYFSKSMTAADLVKDGSQSQVRRNRSLLSDKIRMDA